One window from the genome of Rhodopirellula halodulae encodes:
- a CDS encoding response regulator, translating into MPKIICVGVPNSPPDLASIPESLLNMSRSGSGDATAPPPLDPSTIEWVICESIVDAFPLLEEEDVDGIWMDRSSLPQTSEIRGMMQSGLMLRDMPEGVALLDADLRVIWANHRLLEWAGRPAGTPLGMTFYELLHNPEIMGPDFCPFHTALATGDESSSTLHSLDNQYFQVHAAPVRSAESPRNLIVTVGEITDEILQQQKLAAIHQAGRELADLRPNEIFMMEVDDRIDLLKDNIQHYLRDLLNFEVIEIRVLEQTTGNLIPLLSVGIDEEASDRRLSAHPRENGITGYVAASGVSYVCHDVQNDPLFIPGVADARSSLTVPLVLHDQVLGTINVESPDVAAFSDSDLQFLEIFARDIAFALNTLELLVAQKANTAQQSCDAIHSAVALPVDAILNDAVHVMEGYIGHSPEVMDRLRRILQNTRDIKRTIQQIGQKMTPLEAVPADEKKDQNAILRGRRILVVDEDKQVREDAHQLLERYGCVVETAHEGDEAVLMVRRSAGDDSYDAIISDIKLPDYSGYQLMLRLEKVMSHVPMILMTGFGYDPGHSIVKAKQNGLHPKAVLFKPFRLDQLIDVLKTVIEANPNVQNPPGEDASSSDDDEGGDPAASGGSHRTDSMC; encoded by the coding sequence ATGCCAAAGATCATCTGTGTCGGCGTCCCGAACTCGCCCCCGGACTTGGCCTCCATCCCGGAGTCTCTGCTCAACATGAGCCGGTCTGGAAGTGGCGATGCGACCGCTCCACCTCCGCTGGACCCCAGCACGATTGAATGGGTGATCTGCGAATCCATCGTTGACGCATTTCCGTTGCTGGAGGAAGAAGACGTCGACGGCATTTGGATGGATCGATCCAGCCTGCCGCAAACCTCCGAAATTCGCGGGATGATGCAAAGCGGGCTGATGCTGCGCGACATGCCCGAGGGTGTCGCGTTGCTGGACGCTGACCTGCGAGTGATCTGGGCCAACCATCGATTGCTGGAATGGGCGGGCCGTCCCGCCGGCACGCCATTGGGGATGACGTTTTACGAACTGCTGCACAACCCTGAAATCATGGGTCCGGACTTTTGCCCCTTCCACACGGCTCTGGCCACCGGTGACGAGAGCAGCTCCACACTGCACAGCTTGGACAATCAATACTTCCAGGTCCACGCCGCTCCGGTTCGCTCCGCCGAGTCACCTCGCAACCTGATCGTGACGGTGGGCGAGATCACCGACGAGATCTTGCAGCAACAGAAGCTCGCCGCGATTCACCAAGCCGGCCGCGAATTGGCCGACTTGCGTCCCAATGAAATCTTCATGATGGAAGTGGACGACCGGATCGATTTGCTCAAAGACAACATCCAACACTACCTCCGCGACTTGCTGAATTTCGAAGTCATCGAGATTCGTGTTCTGGAACAAACCACGGGCAACCTGATTCCGCTGCTGAGCGTTGGAATTGACGAAGAGGCTTCGGATCGTCGGCTGTCGGCTCATCCCCGCGAGAACGGCATCACGGGTTACGTTGCTGCCAGCGGCGTCAGCTACGTTTGCCATGATGTGCAAAACGACCCGCTGTTCATCCCGGGTGTTGCCGACGCCAGAAGTTCTTTGACAGTTCCTTTGGTGCTACACGATCAAGTTCTGGGAACCATCAACGTCGAAAGCCCCGACGTGGCTGCCTTCAGCGACAGCGACCTTCAATTCCTGGAAATCTTCGCGCGAGACATCGCATTCGCACTGAACACTCTGGAATTGCTGGTCGCTCAAAAAGCCAACACCGCCCAGCAAAGCTGCGACGCAATCCACAGTGCGGTCGCATTGCCGGTGGACGCGATCTTGAACGACGCGGTTCATGTGATGGAAGGCTACATCGGACACAGTCCAGAAGTGATGGACCGACTGCGTCGCATCCTGCAGAACACGCGAGACATCAAACGAACGATCCAACAGATCGGTCAGAAGATGACTCCGCTGGAAGCCGTTCCAGCCGACGAAAAGAAGGACCAGAACGCGATTCTGCGTGGGCGACGCATCTTGGTGGTCGACGAAGACAAACAGGTTCGCGAAGACGCCCACCAACTTCTCGAGCGTTATGGTTGTGTGGTGGAAACCGCTCACGAAGGCGACGAAGCCGTGCTCATGGTCCGGCGGAGTGCCGGCGACGATAGCTACGACGCGATCATCAGCGACATCAAACTTCCTGACTACAGCGGGTATCAGCTGATGCTGCGTCTGGAGAAAGTCATGTCGCACGTTCCGATGATCTTGATGACTGGCTTCGGCTACGACCCGGGACACTCGATCGTGAAGGCCAAGCAGAACGGTTTGCATCCTAAGGCCGTGCTGTTCAAGCCTTTCCGTTTGGATCAACTGATCGATGTTTTGAAAACGGTGATCGAAGCCAACCCCAACGTTCAAAATCCTCCGGGCGAGGATGCCAGCAGTTCCGACGACGACGAAGGTGGCGACCCCGCCGCATCCGGCGGATCTCACAGAACCGATTCGATGTGCTGA
- the folD gene encoding bifunctional methylenetetrahydrofolate dehydrogenase/methenyltetrahydrofolate cyclohydrolase FolD gives MPATRLDGKKIAAEIRSEVAADVESFVAAGNAPPQLAAILVGEDPASQVYVRNKERACEKAGIASRLDRLPASTTQAELLAKVAELNADPAVSGILVQLPLPSPEAGGTGIDERAVLDAIDPIKDVDAFSPVNVGLLMQGRPRFLPCTPHGIVQLLSRTNISTSGKHVVVVGRSDIVGKPMAMMLAQKDSTCGPETANATVTLAHSRTQDLAEVCRSADILIAAVGRPEMIRGEMIREGAVVIDVGINRVDDRLVGDVAFAEAENVASAITPVPGGVGPLTIAMLLHNTLMAAKMQAAGN, from the coding sequence ATGCCCGCTACGCGACTGGACGGCAAGAAAATTGCCGCGGAAATTCGAAGCGAAGTTGCTGCCGATGTTGAATCGTTTGTTGCCGCTGGAAACGCCCCCCCACAATTGGCGGCGATCCTGGTTGGAGAAGACCCGGCCAGCCAGGTCTACGTGCGAAACAAGGAACGAGCCTGCGAAAAAGCCGGAATCGCCAGCCGTTTGGACCGTCTGCCCGCGAGCACGACGCAGGCCGAATTGCTAGCGAAAGTCGCGGAGCTGAACGCAGATCCCGCCGTCAGCGGCATTCTGGTTCAACTGCCTCTGCCAAGCCCCGAAGCGGGCGGCACCGGAATCGATGAACGAGCGGTCTTGGACGCGATCGATCCAATCAAAGACGTCGATGCATTCTCACCGGTGAACGTGGGTTTGTTAATGCAGGGCCGGCCGCGATTCTTGCCGTGCACCCCACACGGGATCGTTCAACTGCTCAGCCGCACGAACATCAGCACCAGCGGCAAGCACGTGGTCGTGGTTGGTCGCAGCGATATCGTCGGCAAACCCATGGCAATGATGCTCGCTCAGAAAGACAGCACCTGCGGACCCGAGACCGCCAACGCCACGGTGACGCTCGCTCATAGCCGCACGCAAGACTTGGCGGAGGTCTGCCGCTCGGCTGATATCCTGATCGCCGCCGTTGGCCGCCCGGAGATGATCCGTGGCGAAATGATCCGCGAAGGTGCCGTGGTCATCGATGTCGGAATCAATCGCGTCGACGACCGTTTGGTCGGCGACGTTGCATTTGCAGAGGCGGAAAACGTCGCTTCAGCGATCACGCCTGTTCCAGGAGGCGTCGGCCCTTTGACCATTGCGATGCTGCTTCACAACACACTGATGGCAGCAAAGATGCAGGCGGCCGGAAACTAG
- a CDS encoding NADPH-dependent assimilatory sulfite reductase hemoprotein subunit has protein sequence MSTDASSTNAPQTDATAKPVKLSPVEKIKQESQFLSGTIGEQLADPVDHFDNSNIQLLKFHGTYQQDDRDKRKELKKSGGGKAYSMMIRCRIPGGRLSSHQMVAHLDMCDELGDSTLKITTRQTLQLHGILKSDLRETIRRINEVELSTLAACGDVNRNIMCCPAKRVGGIHSQLNEFTDELTEALAPQTPAYHELWITDPDTGEKSLAGGGEPEATSAPVIDEPLYGPTYLPRKFKIGIALPDDNCIDIYTQDLGFLAVIRDGNIIGYNVSVGGGMGRTPSAAKTFPALAKRMAFVTPEQAIDVAKAVIIVQRDNGNRSDRKVARLKYLVADWGVEKFRAEVEKVFGGPLQDCTEDDVHEFDDHMGWQEQGDGKLSYGLNVENGRLYDNEQTQLKAAIREVCGHFNREIRLTSHQSMIFCDIDPSEKEELTAILQKHGVRTTEETSTVRRWSIACVALPTCGLAITESERRLPSIIDSIEEPLAKLGLSNERFTIRMTGCPNGCARPYNADLALVGRAVGKYTLFAGGGWLGNRLAYIYKDQVPDAEVAAELTGIFAAFKANREEGESLGTFCDRVGAEKLAELAEAAPMPA, from the coding sequence ATGTCTACCGACGCTTCCTCCACGAACGCTCCCCAAACCGACGCAACTGCGAAGCCAGTGAAGCTGAGCCCGGTTGAGAAGATCAAACAAGAGAGCCAGTTCCTGTCGGGCACGATTGGAGAGCAATTGGCGGATCCAGTGGACCACTTCGACAATTCGAATATTCAATTGTTGAAGTTTCACGGCACCTACCAGCAAGACGATCGCGACAAGCGAAAAGAGCTGAAGAAATCGGGCGGCGGCAAGGCGTACTCGATGATGATCCGCTGCCGAATTCCGGGTGGCCGGCTCAGTTCGCACCAAATGGTCGCGCACTTGGACATGTGTGATGAACTGGGTGATTCGACGCTAAAGATCACGACTCGCCAAACGTTGCAATTGCATGGAATTCTGAAGAGCGATCTGCGTGAGACGATCCGCCGCATCAACGAGGTCGAATTGTCGACCTTGGCCGCTTGCGGTGACGTCAACCGAAACATCATGTGCTGCCCCGCAAAGCGAGTTGGTGGCATCCATTCGCAGTTGAACGAATTCACGGACGAGCTCACGGAAGCTCTGGCACCGCAAACGCCGGCTTATCACGAACTTTGGATCACCGATCCAGACACCGGCGAAAAGAGTTTGGCAGGTGGCGGCGAACCGGAAGCGACCAGCGCTCCGGTGATTGACGAACCGCTGTATGGACCGACCTACTTGCCGCGAAAGTTCAAAATTGGGATCGCACTTCCCGACGACAACTGCATCGACATCTACACGCAGGACCTCGGTTTCCTCGCGGTGATCCGTGATGGAAACATCATTGGTTACAACGTCAGTGTTGGTGGCGGGATGGGACGCACACCAAGTGCGGCGAAGACCTTCCCCGCACTCGCCAAGCGGATGGCCTTTGTCACTCCGGAACAAGCGATCGATGTCGCCAAAGCGGTCATCATTGTTCAGCGTGACAACGGCAACCGGAGCGATCGCAAAGTCGCTCGTTTGAAGTACTTGGTCGCGGACTGGGGCGTCGAAAAATTCCGTGCGGAGGTTGAGAAAGTCTTCGGCGGACCTCTTCAGGATTGCACCGAGGACGACGTCCACGAATTCGACGATCACATGGGATGGCAGGAACAAGGCGACGGCAAATTGTCGTATGGCTTGAACGTCGAAAACGGACGCTTGTACGACAATGAGCAAACGCAACTGAAAGCGGCCATTCGTGAAGTCTGTGGCCACTTCAATCGTGAAATTCGATTGACCAGCCATCAAAGCATGATCTTCTGCGATATCGATCCGTCTGAGAAAGAAGAGTTGACCGCGATTCTGCAGAAGCATGGCGTTCGCACGACGGAGGAAACCAGCACGGTCCGTCGTTGGTCCATCGCTTGCGTCGCACTTCCAACTTGCGGTTTGGCAATCACTGAATCCGAGCGGCGATTGCCCAGCATCATCGATTCGATCGAAGAACCGTTGGCAAAATTGGGGCTCAGCAACGAGCGATTCACCATCCGGATGACCGGATGCCCGAACGGTTGTGCCCGACCTTACAACGCCGACTTGGCATTGGTGGGGCGCGCGGTTGGGAAGTACACCCTGTTCGCGGGTGGCGGCTGGTTAGGGAACCGACTGGCGTACATCTACAAAGATCAAGTGCCCGATGCAGAGGTGGCTGCTGAGCTGACCGGCATCTTTGCCGCCTTCAAAGCCAATCGCGAAGAAGGCGAATCGCTGGGAACATTCTGCGACCGAGTCGGTGCTGAAAAACTCGCTGAGTTGGCCGAAGCGGCGCCGATGCCTGCTTGA